In Amycolatopsis coloradensis, one genomic interval encodes:
- a CDS encoding MlaD family protein, whose protein sequence is MLVRRTKIQLVAFAIISVVAIVYALIRFAGLGQVFGDEGYTVKLQLKQSGGIFQNAEVTYRGFNIGRVGELRLTKTGLEADLNISPDAPQVPADLDAVVANRSAVGEQFVDLRPRSENGPFLNASSVIPADKVKTPVPTEQLIGDLDSLAASVPTDSLRKVVDESYNAFNGTGPDLQRLLDTARSFTATAQEYLPQTVQLLEKGGQVLETQNDMASSMKSFSADLNKLSGTLKNSDADIRKLIGITPQVANQISSVLAESGPGLGALTANLLTTSNLLVTRLDGLEQGLVTYPMLAAGANSVANDGTAHLGLALNLFNPPSCTKGYLGLDKYREGTDTTPRPPKDDAYCAEPKGSPINVRGSQNVPYNGVPQIPSEGDVAANAGRSAEELASLRAAQGMPSVLQSPGVSLPTLGTLLGLPG, encoded by the coding sequence ATGCTGGTCCGTAGGACGAAGATCCAGCTGGTCGCGTTCGCGATCATCTCCGTGGTCGCCATCGTGTACGCGCTGATCCGGTTCGCCGGGCTCGGCCAGGTCTTCGGCGACGAGGGCTACACGGTGAAACTGCAGCTCAAGCAGTCGGGCGGCATCTTCCAGAACGCCGAGGTCACGTACCGGGGCTTCAACATCGGCCGGGTCGGCGAGCTGCGCCTGACCAAAACCGGGCTGGAGGCCGACCTCAACATCTCGCCGGACGCCCCGCAGGTGCCCGCCGATCTCGACGCCGTCGTCGCGAACCGGTCGGCGGTCGGCGAACAGTTCGTCGACCTGCGGCCCCGGAGCGAGAACGGCCCGTTCCTGAACGCGAGCTCGGTCATCCCGGCCGACAAGGTCAAGACGCCCGTGCCCACCGAGCAGCTCATCGGCGACCTCGACAGCCTCGCGGCTTCGGTGCCGACCGACTCGCTGCGCAAGGTCGTCGACGAGTCGTACAACGCCTTCAACGGCACCGGCCCGGACCTGCAGCGGCTGCTCGACACCGCGCGGAGCTTCACCGCGACCGCGCAGGAATACCTGCCGCAGACCGTCCAGCTGCTGGAAAAGGGCGGGCAGGTCCTCGAAACGCAGAACGACATGGCGAGCTCGATGAAGTCGTTCAGCGCGGACCTCAACAAGCTCTCCGGCACACTGAAGAACTCCGACGCCGACATCCGGAAGCTGATCGGGATCACCCCGCAGGTGGCGAACCAGATCAGCTCGGTTCTCGCCGAATCCGGGCCGGGGCTGGGCGCGCTGACGGCGAACCTGCTCACGACGTCGAACCTGCTGGTGACCCGGCTCGACGGGCTGGAACAGGGCCTGGTGACCTACCCGATGCTGGCCGCGGGCGCGAACAGCGTCGCCAACGACGGCACCGCGCACTTGGGCCTCGCGCTCAACCTGTTCAACCCGCCTTCGTGCACCAAGGGCTACCTCGGCCTCGACAAGTACCGCGAAGGCACCGACACGACGCCTCGCCCGCCGAAGGACGACGCGTACTGCGCCGAGCCGAAGGGCAGCCCGATCAACGTGCGCGGTTCGCAGAACGTGCCGTACAACGGGGTCCCGCAGATCCCGTCGGAAGGCGACGTCGCGGCGAACGCCGGCCGCTCGGCCGAGGAACTGGCCAGCCTGCGCGCGGCACAGGGCATGCCGAGTGTCCTGCAGAGCCCCGGGGTCAGCCTGCCCACCCTCGGCACGCTGCTGGGCCTGCCCGGCTGA
- a CDS encoding MCE family protein: MKKIALIASGTVAALTLSGCGFSGIYDVPLPGGAELGDHPYTVKVQFRDVLDLTPQAGVKVNEVAIGRVEAIGLTQDGWNAEVTLRVNGDVKLPANALANVKQSSLLGEKYVELAAPADGQGKLADNAVIPLARTNRSVEVEELLGALSLLLNGGGVEQLNTITKELNNATTGRSPELKALLNNTNELVTNLDKQSANITRALDGLNRLSLTLNGQKDKLVGAVDNLGPGLGVLEQQRGQLVTMLNALNHLSGVAVDTVNKSKEDLVADLKALQPTLQKLGEAGSDLPKALEILLTFPFSDAAYDGVKGDYFNLFAKIDLNLNEILKNLGRSRENPLKDVVPVPGLTGGTEGPGANPPLPIPDSVGGVAGGQASAPQGGGQPQQTGPAGIFGVLSGGAG; encoded by the coding sequence ATGAAGAAGATCGCTCTTATCGCCTCCGGGACGGTCGCGGCGCTGACGTTGAGCGGCTGCGGGTTCAGCGGGATCTACGACGTCCCGCTGCCCGGCGGCGCCGAACTCGGCGACCACCCGTACACGGTCAAGGTGCAGTTCCGGGACGTGCTCGACCTGACCCCGCAGGCCGGGGTGAAGGTGAACGAGGTCGCCATCGGCCGCGTCGAAGCGATCGGGCTGACCCAGGACGGCTGGAACGCCGAGGTCACCCTCCGGGTCAACGGCGACGTGAAGCTGCCGGCGAACGCGCTCGCCAACGTCAAGCAGTCGAGCCTCCTCGGTGAGAAGTACGTCGAGCTGGCGGCGCCCGCCGACGGGCAGGGCAAGCTCGCCGACAACGCCGTGATCCCGCTGGCCCGCACGAACCGCAGCGTCGAGGTCGAAGAACTACTCGGTGCGCTTTCGCTGCTGCTCAACGGTGGCGGGGTCGAACAGCTCAACACCATCACCAAGGAACTCAACAACGCCACCACCGGCCGTTCGCCGGAGCTCAAGGCGCTGCTGAACAACACCAACGAGCTGGTCACGAACCTGGACAAGCAGTCCGCGAACATCACGCGGGCGCTCGACGGGCTGAACCGGCTCTCGCTCACCCTGAACGGCCAGAAGGACAAGCTGGTCGGCGCGGTCGACAACCTCGGCCCCGGCCTCGGCGTGCTGGAGCAGCAGCGCGGTCAGCTGGTGACCATGCTGAACGCGCTCAACCATCTCTCCGGGGTCGCCGTCGACACGGTGAACAAGAGCAAGGAAGACCTCGTCGCCGACCTCAAGGCGCTGCAGCCGACGCTGCAGAAGCTCGGCGAGGCGGGCTCGGATCTGCCGAAGGCGCTGGAGATCCTGCTGACCTTCCCGTTCAGCGACGCCGCCTACGACGGCGTCAAGGGCGACTACTTCAACCTGTTCGCGAAGATCGACCTGAACCTGAACGAGATCCTCAAGAACCTCGGCCGCAGCCGGGAGAACCCGCTCAAGGACGTCGTCCCGGTCCCGGGCCTGACCGGCGGCACCGAGGGGCCGGGCGCGAACCCGCCCCTGCCGATCCCGGACAGCGTCGGCGGTGTCGCCGGTGGCCAGGCGAGCGCGCCACAGGGTGGCGGGCAGCCGCAACAGACCGGACCCGCCGGTATCTTCGGCGTGCTGTCGGGAGGTGCCGGCTGA
- a CDS encoding MCE family protein, producing MSTRLGAGLARGFTIAIVLALVVAGALWWTLKDAGRNHVTAYFAGTVGLYEGNSVRMLGVDMGTVTKIQPMGNQVRVELEYDRSVAVPADAKAIIVSPSLVSDRYVQLAPAYKGGPRIADGAVIGLDRTEVPLEVDELAASLSRVSKSLGPNGANKNGSLSNLLDTAAKNFDGNGQALHDTITKLGQAAGTLSGNKDDLFKTVENLGSFSQTLVNSDKQVRDFERQLADVSGFLAGERENLSATVKQLSDTLTAVQAFIEKNRDRLKSNVDKLASVTKVLVDQRGALAEILDVAPVGLGNLVNTYNASSGTLDARANLNELTQPPLVMVCNLLKQTPDALDALGDACKGVAGLVDGLVPLPSIAQVIQSSQAGQLPPLPLPIAGELYGSGAK from the coding sequence ATGAGTACCCGTCTCGGAGCCGGCCTGGCTCGCGGCTTCACCATCGCGATCGTGCTCGCGCTGGTCGTCGCCGGCGCGCTGTGGTGGACGCTCAAGGACGCCGGCCGCAACCACGTGACCGCGTACTTCGCCGGCACCGTCGGCCTCTACGAGGGCAACAGTGTCCGCATGCTCGGCGTCGACATGGGCACGGTCACCAAGATCCAGCCGATGGGCAACCAGGTCCGCGTCGAACTCGAGTACGACCGTTCGGTCGCCGTGCCCGCGGACGCGAAGGCGATCATCGTGTCGCCGTCCCTGGTCAGCGACCGCTACGTGCAGCTCGCCCCGGCCTACAAGGGCGGCCCGCGGATCGCCGACGGTGCGGTCATCGGGCTCGACCGCACCGAGGTCCCCCTGGAAGTCGACGAACTCGCCGCCAGCCTCTCCCGGGTCAGCAAATCGCTCGGGCCCAACGGCGCCAACAAGAACGGTTCGCTGTCGAACCTGCTCGACACCGCCGCGAAGAACTTCGACGGCAACGGGCAGGCGCTGCACGACACGATCACGAAACTCGGCCAGGCCGCGGGCACGTTGTCGGGCAACAAGGACGACCTGTTCAAGACCGTCGAGAACCTCGGCTCCTTCTCGCAGACGCTGGTGAACAGCGACAAGCAGGTCCGCGACTTCGAACGGCAGCTCGCCGACGTCAGCGGATTCCTCGCGGGGGAGCGGGAGAACCTCTCGGCCACGGTGAAGCAGCTGTCCGACACGCTCACCGCGGTGCAGGCGTTCATCGAGAAGAACCGCGACCGACTCAAGTCCAATGTGGACAAGCTGGCCAGCGTGACCAAGGTGCTCGTGGATCAGCGCGGCGCGCTCGCCGAGATCCTCGACGTCGCCCCGGTCGGCCTCGGCAACCTGGTCAACACCTACAACGCCTCGTCGGGCACGCTCGACGCGCGGGCCAACCTCAACGAGCTCACCCAGCCGCCGCTGGTGATGGTGTGCAACCTGCTCAAGCAGACCCCGGACGCGCTCGACGCGCTGGGCGACGCGTGCAAGGGGGTCGCCGGGCTGGTCGACGGGCTGGTGCCGCTGCCGTCGATCGCGCAGGTGATCCAGTCTTCGCAGGCGGGCCAGTTGCCGCCGCTTCCGCTCCCGATCGCCGGTGAGCTCTACGGTTCGGGGGCGAAGTGA
- a CDS encoding MCE family protein yields MKSFQKRNPIPIALVGISVLLLGFLAALNSEDLPVIGGGTTYSADFSEASGLQEDNDVRVAGVKVGKVSEIKLDGDKVRISFKVKDAWLGDKTSAAIKIKTVLGQKYLALDPQGQRTLDPSATIPRERTMSPFDVLDAFRGLSQTVDDIDTTQLAKSFDVITDTFADTPADVKGALTGLSRLSDTIAKRDSQLSSLLANTRQVSQTLVDRDAEFQKLLADGNKLLGEVAKRKDAISALLDGSRNLATQLKGLVDDNDAQLDPVLTQLDQLTSMLQRNQDALGQGIARFAPFIRVFTNTIGNGRWFDNYICGLVLPSFGPINEKGCYEK; encoded by the coding sequence ATGAAGTCGTTCCAGAAACGCAATCCGATCCCGATCGCGCTGGTCGGCATCTCGGTGCTGCTGCTCGGTTTCCTCGCCGCGCTCAACTCGGAGGACCTACCGGTCATCGGCGGCGGGACGACGTACTCCGCGGACTTCAGCGAGGCTTCGGGCCTGCAGGAGGACAACGACGTCCGGGTCGCCGGCGTGAAGGTCGGCAAGGTCTCCGAGATCAAGCTCGACGGCGACAAGGTCCGGATCTCGTTCAAGGTCAAGGACGCCTGGCTTGGCGACAAGACCAGCGCGGCCATCAAGATCAAGACCGTGCTCGGCCAGAAGTACCTGGCGCTCGACCCGCAGGGGCAGCGCACGCTCGACCCGAGCGCCACCATCCCGCGTGAGCGCACGATGTCGCCGTTCGACGTCCTCGACGCCTTCCGCGGGCTTTCGCAGACCGTCGACGACATCGACACGACGCAGCTGGCGAAGAGCTTCGACGTCATCACGGACACGTTCGCGGACACCCCAGCCGACGTGAAGGGCGCGCTGACCGGCCTTTCCCGGCTCTCGGACACCATCGCCAAGCGTGACTCGCAGCTGTCGAGCCTGCTCGCGAACACGCGGCAGGTCTCGCAGACGCTCGTCGACCGTGACGCCGAGTTCCAGAAGCTGCTGGCCGACGGCAACAAGCTGCTCGGCGAGGTGGCCAAGCGCAAGGACGCGATCTCCGCGCTGCTGGACGGCTCGCGCAACCTCGCCACCCAGCTCAAGGGCCTGGTCGACGACAACGACGCGCAGCTCGACCCGGTGCTCACCCAGCTCGACCAGCTGACCTCGATGCTCCAGCGCAACCAGGACGCCCTCGGCCAGGGCATCGCGCGGTTCGCGCCGTTCATCCGGGTGTTCACGAACACGATCGGCAACGGCCGCTGGTTCGACAACTACATCTGCGGACTGGTCCTGCCGTCGTTCGGGCCGATCAACGAGAAGGGGTGCTACGAGAAATGA
- a CDS encoding MCE family protein codes for MRGLLAPLIKLGAFIVVTVLFTTILGISIANVNTTSTNAYKARFSDATLVLPNDDVRIAGVRVGQVKEVRIVDRRQAEIEFEVDAGRKLPAGVTAQIKFRNLVGQRYLSLGQGTDTSGKTLEPGGNIPLERTTPALDLTQLFNGFKPLFTALNPDDINKLSYEVIQVLQGEGGTVESLLKHTASLATTIADKDKVIGEVIDNLNSVLDTVNAHTPQLNDLIVKLQQLVSGLAADREPIGDAIDSLGTLAQTTSGLLGEAREPLKQDIAALGTLTKNLNDSQPIVEHFIQFLPQKVTALTRTADYGSWFNFFACEMTGAVALPPLINEPINLPLLPVNRARCTA; via the coding sequence ATGAGGGGATTGCTCGCTCCGCTGATCAAACTCGGCGCCTTCATCGTCGTCACCGTGCTGTTCACGACCATCCTCGGGATCAGCATCGCCAACGTGAACACCACCAGCACCAACGCCTACAAGGCGCGGTTCAGCGACGCGACCCTCGTGCTGCCCAACGACGACGTCCGCATCGCCGGTGTCCGGGTCGGGCAGGTCAAGGAGGTCCGCATCGTCGACCGGCGTCAGGCCGAGATCGAGTTCGAAGTGGACGCCGGCCGCAAACTGCCCGCCGGGGTGACCGCGCAGATCAAGTTCCGGAACCTGGTCGGCCAGCGCTACCTCTCGCTCGGGCAGGGCACCGACACCTCCGGCAAGACACTGGAGCCCGGCGGGAACATCCCGCTGGAGCGGACCACGCCCGCGCTCGACCTGACGCAGTTGTTCAACGGGTTCAAGCCGCTGTTCACCGCGCTCAACCCGGACGACATCAACAAGCTGTCCTACGAGGTCATCCAGGTCCTTCAGGGCGAGGGCGGCACGGTCGAAAGCCTGTTGAAGCACACCGCGTCGCTGGCCACCACGATCGCCGACAAGGACAAGGTGATCGGTGAGGTCATCGACAACCTGAACTCGGTGCTCGACACGGTCAACGCGCATACGCCGCAGCTGAACGACCTGATCGTCAAGCTGCAGCAGCTGGTCTCCGGGCTGGCCGCGGACCGCGAGCCGATCGGCGACGCCATCGACTCGCTCGGCACCCTCGCCCAGACGACCTCCGGTCTGCTCGGCGAGGCCCGCGAGCCGCTCAAGCAGGACATCGCCGCGCTCGGCACGCTGACGAAGAACCTCAACGACAGCCAGCCGATCGTCGAGCACTTCATCCAGTTCCTGCCGCAGAAGGTGACGGCGCTGACCCGCACGGCCGACTACGGCTCCTGGTTCAACTTCTTCGCTTGTGAGATGACGGGAGCCGTCGCCCTGCCTCCGCTGATCAACGAACCGATCAACCTGCCGCTGCTGCCGGTGAACCGGGCGAGGTGCACGGCATGA
- a CDS encoding MCE family protein yields the protein MIATIRRRLLGLLLVAVLIGGVALSIALYQRAFTPVVSVKLQSGNIGNQLLKQSDVKVRGLIVGSVKDIAATPDGAELTLALNPESAKLIPQNVSARFLPKTLFGERFVSLEIPDVPSEKTIAEGDVITQDRTSGAVELEQAFAHLMPVLQAVQPQKLSSTLSAISTALNGRGDQLGDTLAQLGNYVGELNPHEPKLQQNLKELAKFSDNLGAVAPDLVQTLDNLSTTTRTVVDQKMNLANLYGSVTQASVDLQTFLRNNADNLIRLADTARPTAELLAKYSPEYPCVIGQMADNLPKIDKALGKGTDRPGLHATIEVTVNRGPYLPGKDEPRFEDKRGPRCYDLKQFPDPFPQYPPDGPIKDGSTVKPPARSANDGLSPSNNFANYGGYNGNGGGAPGGSPSYSASESDFLAQLVAPQVGMAASDVPGWGSLLVGPLYRGAEVHVK from the coding sequence ATGATCGCGACAATCCGGCGCAGGCTGCTGGGCCTGCTTCTGGTCGCCGTGCTCATCGGCGGAGTGGCGCTGAGCATCGCGCTGTACCAAAGGGCCTTCACACCCGTCGTCAGCGTGAAGCTCCAGTCGGGCAACATCGGGAACCAGTTGCTGAAGCAGTCCGACGTGAAGGTCCGCGGTCTGATCGTCGGTTCGGTGAAGGACATCGCCGCGACGCCGGACGGTGCCGAACTCACGCTCGCGCTGAATCCGGAGTCGGCGAAACTGATCCCCCAGAACGTTTCGGCGCGATTCCTGCCGAAGACCTTGTTCGGTGAGCGCTTCGTTTCCCTCGAAATCCCGGACGTGCCTTCGGAGAAGACGATCGCCGAGGGCGACGTGATCACCCAGGACCGCACGTCCGGCGCGGTCGAGCTGGAGCAGGCCTTCGCCCATCTGATGCCGGTCTTGCAGGCCGTCCAGCCGCAGAAGCTGTCGAGCACGCTTTCGGCGATCTCGACCGCGCTCAACGGCCGCGGCGACCAACTCGGCGACACCCTCGCGCAGCTCGGCAATTACGTCGGCGAACTGAACCCGCACGAGCCCAAGCTCCAGCAGAACCTCAAGGAGCTCGCGAAGTTCTCGGACAACCTCGGCGCCGTCGCCCCGGATCTGGTGCAGACCTTGGACAACCTGAGCACCACCACCCGCACCGTGGTGGACCAGAAGATGAACCTGGCGAACCTCTACGGCAGCGTCACCCAGGCTTCGGTCGATCTGCAGACGTTCCTGCGGAACAACGCGGACAACCTGATCCGGCTCGCCGACACCGCCCGCCCGACGGCGGAGCTGCTGGCGAAGTACTCGCCGGAGTACCCGTGCGTGATCGGGCAGATGGCGGACAACCTGCCGAAGATCGACAAGGCTCTCGGCAAGGGCACCGACCGGCCGGGTCTGCACGCGACCATCGAGGTCACCGTCAACCGCGGGCCGTACCTGCCCGGCAAGGACGAGCCTCGGTTCGAGGACAAACGCGGCCCGCGCTGCTACGACCTGAAGCAGTTCCCGGACCCGTTCCCGCAGTACCCGCCGGACGGCCCGATCAAGGACGGCAGCACGGTCAAACCGCCGGCGCGCTCGGCGAACGACGGTCTCTCGCCGTCGAACAACTTCGCGAACTACGGCGGCTACAACGGCAACGGCGGGGGCGCCCCCGGCGGTAGCCCGTCCTACAGCGCGTCCGAATCGGACTTCCTCGCGCAGTTGGTCGCACCGCAGGTCGGCATGGCCGCGTCGGACGTGCCCGGCTGGGGCTCGCTGCTCGTCGGCCCGCTCTACCGAGGAGCGGAGGTGCACGTCAAATGA
- a CDS encoding MlaE family ABC transporter permease has protein sequence MTFLQGAKRVANRPLQTLDNLGDQMSFYGRALLWTPRTLRRYMKEVLRLLAEVSFGSGSLAVIGGTVGVMVGLTLFTGVLVGLQGYSALNSIGTSAFTGFLTAFFNTREIAPLVAGLALSATVGAGFTAQLGAMRISEEIDALEVMGVPSLPYLVTTRIIAGFVAVIPLYVIGLLSSYLASRLVVIYIYNQSAGTYDHYFDLFLPPQDVLYSFIKVLLFSVLIILSHCYFGYRASGGPAGVGVAVGKAVRLSIVTVSIMNFFIGFAIWGTDVTVRIAG, from the coding sequence ATGACCTTTCTCCAGGGCGCCAAGCGGGTCGCCAACCGTCCTTTGCAGACTCTGGACAACCTCGGTGACCAGATGTCGTTCTACGGCCGCGCGTTGTTGTGGACGCCGAGGACGCTTCGCCGCTACATGAAAGAAGTTCTGCGGCTGCTGGCCGAGGTGAGCTTCGGTTCCGGCTCGCTCGCGGTCATCGGCGGCACGGTCGGCGTGATGGTCGGCCTGACGCTGTTCACCGGTGTCCTCGTCGGTCTTCAGGGTTATTCGGCGCTGAACTCGATCGGCACTTCGGCCTTCACCGGCTTCCTGACCGCGTTCTTCAACACCCGCGAGATCGCCCCGCTGGTCGCCGGCCTCGCGCTTTCGGCGACGGTCGGCGCCGGGTTCACCGCCCAGCTGGGCGCGATGCGGATCTCGGAGGAGATCGACGCACTCGAAGTCATGGGCGTGCCCAGCCTGCCGTACCTGGTGACCACGCGGATCATCGCCGGTTTCGTCGCGGTCATCCCGCTGTACGTCATCGGCCTGCTGAGTTCGTATCTCGCGTCCCGGTTGGTCGTTATCTACATCTACAACCAGTCAGCGGGTACCTACGACCATTACTTCGACCTGTTCCTACCACCACAGGATGTGTTGTATTCGTTCATCAAGGTGCTGTTGTTCAGCGTCTTGATCATCCTGTCCCATTGCTATTTCGGATACCGGGCCTCCGGTGGCCCCGCCGGTGTCGGCGTGGCCGTCGGTAAAGCGGTCCGGCTGAGCATCGTCACGGTGTCCATCATGAACTTCTTCATCGGTTTCGCGATCTGGGGAACCGACGTCACGGTGAGGATCGCAGGATGA
- a CDS encoding alpha/beta hydrolase, translating into MPTFASFDGLQLSYTVWEGRGRPVLLQHGFAADTNANWIAPGVVDTLQDAGLTVISLDARGHGRSAKPHDEASYGDDAMVRDVSALLDTLNLDEVSMVGYSMGAMIALGAVADDPRIRCLAIGGVGSGIVDFGGVDTRVVTPEAISDALLAEDPSALPPSSAPFRMLADALRADRIALAAVARGTANPKLDLTAIAVPTLILAGDTDPLAAEPERLAAAIAGARLVRVPGDHMAAVMHPAFGSALTGFLTSHDL; encoded by the coding sequence ATGCCTACCTTCGCGTCGTTCGACGGGCTTCAGCTGAGCTACACCGTTTGGGAAGGCCGAGGGCGTCCGGTACTGCTGCAACACGGCTTCGCCGCCGACACGAACGCCAACTGGATCGCGCCGGGCGTCGTCGACACCCTCCAGGACGCGGGGCTGACCGTGATCAGCCTGGACGCGCGCGGCCACGGGCGGTCGGCGAAACCGCACGACGAGGCGAGCTACGGCGACGATGCGATGGTCCGCGACGTGTCGGCGCTGCTCGACACGCTGAACCTCGACGAGGTGTCGATGGTCGGCTACTCGATGGGCGCGATGATCGCGCTCGGCGCTGTGGCCGACGACCCGCGGATCCGGTGTCTCGCGATCGGCGGGGTCGGTTCGGGGATCGTCGACTTCGGTGGCGTGGACACCCGCGTCGTCACGCCGGAGGCGATCAGCGATGCTCTCCTGGCGGAGGACCCTTCGGCGCTTCCGCCGTCTTCGGCGCCGTTTCGTATGCTGGCCGACGCTCTGCGGGCGGACCGGATCGCGCTGGCGGCCGTCGCGCGCGGGACGGCGAACCCGAAACTGGACCTGACGGCGATCGCGGTGCCGACCCTGATCCTGGCCGGGGACACCGACCCGCTGGCCGCGGAACCCGAACGCCTGGCCGCCGCCATCGCCGGCGCTCGCCTCGTCCGCGTCCCCGGCGACCACATGGCCGCCGTCATGCACCCCGCCTTCGGCTCCGCGCTGACCGGCTTCCTGACTTCGCACGACCTCTGA
- the rplA gene encoding 50S ribosomal protein L1 encodes MPKHSKAYRKALELVDRERLYAPLEAAKLAKETSSAKMDATVEVAMRLGVDPRKADQMVRGTVNLPHGTGKTARVIVFAVGDKAAEAEAAGADVVGTDELIERIQGGWLEFDAAIATPDQMAKVGRIARILGPRGLMPNPKTGTVTPAVAKAVTDIKGGKINFRVDKQANLHFVIGKASFDTEKLVENYAAALDEILRAKPSSAKGRYLKKVTISTTMGPGVPVDPARTRNLLSEDA; translated from the coding sequence ATGCCCAAGCACAGCAAGGCCTACCGCAAGGCTCTTGAGCTGGTGGACCGCGAGCGGCTCTACGCCCCGCTCGAGGCCGCGAAGCTGGCCAAGGAGACTTCCTCCGCGAAGATGGACGCCACCGTCGAGGTCGCCATGCGCCTCGGTGTCGACCCTCGTAAGGCCGACCAGATGGTCCGCGGCACCGTGAACCTGCCGCACGGCACCGGTAAGACCGCCCGCGTCATTGTCTTCGCCGTTGGTGACAAGGCCGCCGAGGCCGAGGCCGCCGGCGCGGACGTGGTCGGCACCGACGAACTGATCGAGCGCATCCAGGGTGGCTGGCTCGAGTTCGACGCCGCGATCGCGACGCCGGACCAGATGGCGAAGGTCGGCCGTATCGCCCGCATCCTCGGCCCGCGTGGCCTGATGCCGAACCCGAAGACCGGCACCGTGACCCCCGCGGTCGCGAAGGCCGTGACGGACATCAAGGGCGGTAAGATCAACTTCCGCGTGGACAAGCAGGCCAACCTGCACTTCGTCATCGGCAAGGCCTCGTTCGACACCGAGAAGCTGGTGGAGAACTACGCGGCCGCGCTGGACGAGATCCTCCGCGCCAAGCCCTCGTCGGCGAAGGGTCGCTACCTGAAGAAGGTCACGATCTCCACGACGATGGGCCCGGGTGTCCCGGTCGACCCGGCCCGGACCCGCAACCTCCTCTCCGAGGACGCGTGA
- the rplK gene encoding 50S ribosomal protein L11: protein MPPKKKKLAAIIKLQIKAGAANPAPPVGPALGQHGVNIMEFCKAYNAATESQRGDVVPVEISVYEDRTFDFKLKTPPAAKLLLKAAGVEKGSGEPHKTKVAKVTWDQVRDIAKTKESDLNAHDIDQAAKIIAGTARSMGITVVD from the coding sequence ATGCCACCCAAGAAGAAGAAGCTTGCGGCGATCATCAAGCTGCAGATCAAGGCGGGTGCGGCCAACCCCGCGCCGCCGGTCGGCCCCGCGCTGGGTCAGCACGGCGTCAACATCATGGAGTTCTGCAAGGCCTACAACGCCGCGACCGAGTCGCAGCGCGGGGACGTCGTCCCGGTCGAGATCTCCGTGTACGAAGACCGCACGTTCGACTTCAAGCTCAAGACGCCGCCGGCCGCGAAGCTGCTGCTGAAGGCCGCGGGCGTGGAGAAGGGTTCCGGCGAGCCGCACAAGACCAAGGTCGCCAAGGTCACCTGGGACCAGGTCCGCGACATCGCGAAGACCAAGGAATCCGACCTGAACGCGCACGACATCGACCAGGCCGCGAAGATCATCGCCGGCACCGCCCGCTCGATGGGCATCACGGTCGTCGACTGA
- the nusG gene encoding transcription termination/antitermination protein NusG: protein MTSDNGTAAGHELTELSDEQVHAALGDEQSEHLDSVEVPAAGDEVDEAGDVAEAEEASVETDDTAADDTAAESDEDVDPVAKLRAELNAAPGEWYVVHSYAGYENKVKTNLETRTQTLDVEDYIFQIEVPTEEVTEIKNGQRKQVQRKVLPGYILVRMDLNDASWSAVRNTPGVTGFVGATSRPSPLTVDEVLKFLAPKVETAAPAKSGKGEAASAESQLGAPAVEVDFEVGESVTVMDGPFATLPATISEVNVDGQKLKVLVSIFGRETPVELSFNQVSKI, encoded by the coding sequence GTGACCTCCGACAACGGCACAGCAGCCGGTCATGAGCTGACCGAGCTTTCCGACGAGCAGGTGCACGCGGCACTCGGCGACGAGCAGTCCGAGCACCTGGACTCCGTCGAGGTGCCCGCCGCAGGCGACGAGGTCGACGAAGCCGGAGATGTCGCGGAGGCCGAAGAGGCGTCCGTCGAGACCGACGACACCGCAGCCGACGACACCGCCGCCGAGTCCGACGAGGACGTCGACCCGGTCGCGAAGCTGCGCGCGGAACTCAACGCCGCTCCCGGTGAGTGGTACGTCGTGCACTCGTACGCGGGCTACGAGAACAAGGTGAAGACCAACCTCGAGACCCGGACCCAGACGCTGGACGTCGAGGACTACATCTTCCAGATCGAGGTCCCGACCGAAGAGGTCACCGAGATCAAGAACGGCCAGCGCAAGCAGGTGCAGCGCAAGGTGCTGCCCGGCTACATCCTGGTCCGCATGGACCTGAACGACGCCTCGTGGAGCGCGGTGCGCAACACGCCGGGTGTCACCGGGTTCGTCGGCGCCACGTCGCGTCCGTCGCCGCTGACCGTGGACGAGGTGCTCAAGTTCCTCGCGCCCAAGGTCGAGACGGCCGCCCCCGCCAAGTCCGGCAAGGGAGAGGCCGCTTCCGCCGAGTCCCAGCTCGGTGCGCCCGCGGTCGAGGTCGACTTCGAGGTCGGCGAGTCGGTCACCGTCATGGACGGCCCGTTCGCGACGCTGCCCGCGACGATCTCCGAGGTCAACGTGGACGGACAGAAGCTGAAGGTCCTGGTGTCGATCTTCGGCCGGGAGACCCCGGTCGAGCTGTCGTTCAACCAGGTCTCCAAGATCTGA